One Triticum dicoccoides isolate Atlit2015 ecotype Zavitan chromosome 5B, WEW_v2.0, whole genome shotgun sequence genomic window carries:
- the LOC119312167 gene encoding receptor-like serine/threonine-protein kinase SD1-7: protein MATTDVPVSDPARAALAMGSDGNLVLFDQSRNRELWSTNVSVPSNSTMAIIRDTGSLDLTDVSNSSIIYWRSINHPTNTWLPGGKLGLNKITGVSQRLGPWKNMADPSPGLFTLELELDPNGTPQFFIQWNLSITYWSSGPWNGHNFSLAPEMTVGFTFDFPFINNDTEGYLFYSLRNDSVISRFIIDVGGQIKHLSWVDSSQQWMLVWAQPPIQCEVYALCGAYGSCNLNALTHCNCVKGFSQKVQSDWDLQDYSGGCKRNTPLHCQTNSTSAHAQTHQSDKFYVMEDVLLPDNAQGAVATSSHECQAVCLDSCSCTAYTYNHTGCFVWHGDLVNLREQYRGNGGGDLLLRLAASELADPQKPKMVIIGVAAGVGLIILAMFFRYQKCRRDRRTHRISENAGIIAPIDFRYNDLLDDIQSIDSLLDLSTLRVATKDFGKGNMLGEGGFGMVHKGVLPDGKQIAVKRLCQSSKQGIGEWKSELVLVAKLRHRNLVSLIGICLEEQEKILVYEFMPNRSLDTILFDLEKCKDLDWGRRFKIINGVARGLQYLHEDSQLKIVHRDLKASNVLLDFDYNPKISDFGLAKIFGGDQSEDVTSRIAGTYGYMSPEYAMHGQYSTKSDAFSFGVLVLEIVTGRRNNGSCNSEQYVYLVNLVWEHWARGNVIELIDASLSSHPSPTDQVLKCIHIGLLCVQNRPKDRPTMSSVNVMLSSHNVRLPPVSMPAFCDGLKGCSDNSEAASSKGVTMTKLDPR, encoded by the exons ATGGCGACCACCGACGTGCCTGTTTCCGACCCGGCCAGAGCCGCCTTGGCCATGGGCAGCGATGGCAACCTTGTCCTCTTTGACCAATCCAGGAACAGGGAGCTATGGTCGACCAACGTGAGCGTACCCTCCaactccaccatggccatcatcaggGACACCGGTAGCCTCGACCTCACCGACGTGTCGAATTCATCGATAATTTATTGGCGGAGCATAAACCATCCAACAAACACCTGGCTTCCAGGGGGAAAGCTCGGGCTGAACAAGATCACCGGCGTGAGCCAGAGGCTTGGTCCTTGGAAGAACATGGCAGACCCGTCTCCAGGGCTATTCACGCTGGAGCTGGAGCTGGACCCAAACGGCACGCCACAGTTTTTCATCCAGTGGAACCTGTCCATAACCTACTGGTCCAGTGGCCCTTGGAACGGCCATAACTTTAGCCTTGCACCAGAGATGACAGTCGGTTTCACATTCGACTTCCCATTCATCAACAATGACACTGAAGGCTACCTCTTCTACTCGCTGAGGAATGACTCGGTCATCTCACGGTTCATCATCGACGTGGGCGGGCAGATCAAGCATCTGTCATGGGTGGATTCCTCACAGCAGTGGATGTTAGTCTGGGCCCAGCCACCGATCCAGTGCGAGGTTTATGCGCTCTGTGGGGCATACGGCAGCTGCAACCTCAATGCCCTGACGCACTGCAACTGTGTCAAGGGGTTCAGCCAGAAGGTTCAGAGTGACTGGGACCTCCAGGATTACAGCGGCGGGTGCAAGAGGAACACGCCATTGCATTGCCAGACCAACTCGACTTCTGCACATGCACAGACTCATCAGTCTGATAAGTTCTATGTCATGGAAGATGTGCTGCTACCTGATAACGCTCAGGGTGCAGTGGCTACAAGCTCTCACGAATGTCAGGCGGTGTGTCTGGATAGCTGCTCTTGCACTGCTTACACTTACAATCACACTGGGTGCTTTGTTTGGCATGGGGACCTCGTTAACCTCCGAGAGCAGTACAGGGGAAATGGAGGAGGCGATCTCCTTCTCAGGCTTGCAGCATCCGAGCTGGCAGACCCCCAAAAGCCCAAGATGGTGATAATTGGTGTAGCTGCTGGTGTAGGCTTGATAATACTTGCAATGTTCTTCCGATATCAGAAATGCCGCCGAGACAGAAGAACTCATCGGATATCCGAGAATGCTGGGATAATCGCACCGATTGACTTCAGGTACAATGATCTATTGGACGATATTCAAAGTATTGATTCGCTTCTTGATCTATCAACGCTACGAGTTGCTACGAAGGACTTCGGCAAAGGAAATATGCTTGGTGAAGGAGGTTTTGGTATGGTTCATAAG GGAGTCCTACCTGACGGTAAACAAATAGCAGTAAAAAGGCTATGCCAGAGTTCCAAGCAAGGGATAGGGGAGTGGAAAAGTGAACTTGTCCTGGTTGCTAAGCTTCGGCACAGGAATCTTGTGAGCCTCATTGGCATTTGTTTGGAGGAACAAGAGAAAATACTTGTGTATGAATTTATGCCCAACAGAAGCCTTGATACCATTCTTTTTG ATTTGGAGAAATGTAAGGACCTAGATTGGGGAAGGAGATTCAAGATTATCAACGGAGTTGCTAGGGGATTACAATATCTCCACGAAGATTCTCAACTGAAGATAGTTCACCGGGACCTGAAAGCGAGCAACGTTTTGTTGGACTTTGATTACAACCCTAAGATTTCTGACTTTGGCTTAGCAAAGATATTTGGAGGGGATCAATCAGAAGATGTAACCAGCCGTATCGCCGGAACATA CGGATACATGTCGCCCGAATACGCCATGCATGGTCAGTACTCAACAAAGTCGGACGCGTTCAGCTTTGGTGTTTTGGTTTTAGAGATTGTCACTGGAAGAAGAAACAATGGCTCCTGCAACTCCGAGCAATATGTTTACCTTGTAAATCTT GTATGGGAGCATTGGGCCAGGGGAAATGTCATCGAGCTGATCGACGCATCCCTTAGCAGCCATCCTTCTCCCACCGACCAGGTGCTGAAGTGCATCCACATCGGGCTGCTGTGTGTGCAGAACAGACCTAAAGATAGGCCGACGATGTCGTCAGTGAATGTCATGCTTAGCAGCCACAATGTTCGTCTCCCTCCTGTTTCCATGCCGGCCTTCTGTGACGGATTGAAGGGATGCAGTGATAATTCAGAAGCGGCGTCCTCAAAAGGGGTAACCATGACAAAGCTCGACCCAAGATGA